In Planctomycetota bacterium, a genomic segment contains:
- a CDS encoding glycoside hydrolase family 130 protein — MAKAEGRDVIHRSPDNPILTLRDVPFQCSDIHNAAVLRHDDGFWFLITVESLEGQYALYLGRSRDGRRIQVDEQPFMRPARDETFAEYESLGVRDPRITALDGTYYITYVAEGDHGHRIGLARTNDFNTIERLGFLNQPDTKNGILFPEKVKGRYALLERPDESQSIWISYSDDLVYWGDATVVMTPRGGYWDADRIGAGPPPVLTEAGWLLIYYGVKETAGGPLFRLGAAILDRENPARVIARCNIPILSPRESYERIGDVPNLVFSCGALVEKDGTLSLYYAGSDSCLCLGTAPIDAIVRTCCEKSEVF; from the coding sequence ATGGCGAAAGCTGAGGGGCGCGATGTCATCCATCGGTCGCCCGACAACCCGATCCTGACGCTCCGCGACGTGCCGTTCCAGTGTAGCGACATTCACAATGCGGCGGTCCTGCGGCACGACGACGGTTTCTGGTTCCTGATTACGGTCGAATCGCTGGAGGGTCAGTACGCGCTATACCTGGGCCGGAGCAGGGACGGCCGGCGGATCCAGGTGGACGAGCAACCTTTCATGCGTCCGGCGCGGGACGAGACGTTCGCGGAGTACGAAAGCCTGGGCGTCCGGGACCCGCGCATTACGGCGCTGGACGGCACGTACTATATCACGTATGTGGCGGAAGGCGACCACGGGCACCGGATCGGTTTGGCGCGGACGAACGATTTCAACACGATCGAGCGCCTGGGTTTTCTGAACCAGCCGGACACGAAGAACGGCATCCTGTTTCCCGAGAAGGTCAAGGGGCGCTACGCGCTGCTGGAGCGTCCGGACGAATCGCAGAGCATCTGGATCAGTTACTCGGACGACTTGGTGTACTGGGGCGATGCGACGGTGGTGATGACGCCGCGCGGCGGCTACTGGGACGCCGACCGGATTGGCGCCGGGCCGCCGCCTGTCCTGACGGAGGCGGGATGGCTTCTGATTTACTACGGGGTGAAGGAGACGGCCGGGGGTCCGCTGTTTCGGCTCGGGGCGGCGATTCTGGACCGCGAGAATCCGGCGCGCGTCATCGCGCGGTGCAACATTCCGATCCTTTCGCCGCGCGAATCTTACGAGCGGATCGGCGACGTGCCGAACCTCGTCTTCTCGTGCGGCGCACTGGTCGAGAAGGACGGAACCCTTTCGCTGTATTACGCGGGGTCCGACAGTTGCCTCTGCCTGGGCACGGCGCCGATCGACGCGATCGTGCGAACCTGCTGCGAGAAGTCGGAGGTGTTCTAG